In Odontesthes bonariensis isolate fOdoBon6 chromosome 6, fOdoBon6.hap1, whole genome shotgun sequence, one genomic interval encodes:
- the LOC142382081 gene encoding rho guanine nucleotide exchange factor 28-like isoform X1, translating into MDRRVALAMANLDIPPNWNVLGNHSGGEHSPRESPLHLAVRWGLYCLAELLLCQPGGLMAVNLPNEEGVTPLQLAKTAGNTELLELLSHPPNPLATPPAGLSQVWADRSRLLRFCHDTGNLTLTVRQNLRWSSEESRHADILLLRNRLRDEDFISEIKALRRDRVKTILGKEELVDDPADSALYPDVNGANPAEKNVLNFLTEDYEEQLVFCLNEEDEEDNPPQSDSEKSQSIRESQASSPTLAAAARLSAMIHGKDQVFANAMLVDQVDDADIKYRSPGEEEVSPVSHNDIPCWDSFSATPLDSGNCSQKRYPSSPHHGLRGSHGPGMDNNREPSPCISPPTPFASSTSFPSSPLATALRLFEGAQRRQAQTCPSVSPSLNHRGWSLTDASRGLSPSLECDSGEEDILGHSYPCSSLRQRSILRSSSGEERDSFDTSPDFNRSHSDSTHKTNKNSEEAEVRLRSYSYSSPKAKPSRPLLNRDAAISDLEEEQRAFNLTETSREKRVLGFRKRAQSAEEESSASLQHLTLTEFLKEIEDEEWDKYIIPSKVESEKYKVSRTFSFLKSRMSSTRSKTKVKGKEGKEGKEKSGSANGHQFVPVTPSGPALCVACDKSVSGKELLQCSNCFLNVHKNCRESVAACGKKQQEKNEKLMKSKSMSLPQNSSKENSSASIFSSPSSSSSSVATMTKEKRETVAAFSKSLSISIDSRGLSDTAGVDSESAMTACANSSLCEEGTPVTTTPPSTDLPISTQDTVDAPLLSDLSADLLGLEAESWSLVVSPEFCRKHDRRTVKRQDVIYELMQTELHHIQTLSVMSEVFRRGMLEELQLDWDCVARIFPCLDPLLHFHRNLFRALQDRRQATTQIENSRNYLIDQIGDILLQQFSDENAEKMKQVYGEFCSHHMEAVNVFKELQQQNKKLQNFVRQQSSNSLVRRRGVPEFILLVTQRITKYPVLLERILKYTQQGSQEHSDLSSALSQIRDVIVAVDLTVNKYERRQELQEVLARLETKSFAKLKNDKVFRKQDLHSKHRDLQYKGLVFWKTATGRLKDTLALLLTDVLVFLQEKDQRFVFASVDQKPPVIPLQKLIVREVANEERGMFLISASSVGPEMYEVHTTSREERNAWMRHIRLAVESCPEEEEEEEQRSAETEEARQAAEVKVQKINKFQETLFGQDQRICHSLEEKLQLYAELTELTLNSPEHAPHRHLLVQPAQYMDTETPRQALSLLTAALREADNLIAILQARDGFSLQSQSSPLRGPECCSYNSHGSSIQGSPSEPDYLSTLSMSSTSLGSDSELAGLDNVSWSSAVELKKGDAKGTLLKVAESIQSLTQLLYSLQAAVTFQDSCYEVHKLLLQERERPQLRILTSLQSSLEQEKQRSTDKVKEEKRSLERKKEDVDDVQKLHAKLKQEQQRWDKECVAREKQQSEQESVLEQREQQCLLAAERLRYEREELETQLLEYRQNLERLREGQRSVEREKEKIEAQQRLLQSWRHSRQSSLPVTIPLDGYKVSTHSRSGSLDGNCSVYGNEAALLASLQQNHRHQPIHNNNQHQHALSMQKKNHDGPLNSSSYTANPSLSATLYNSLNTLLSQTHNKQPLDGLTYPNYSNNHTCSRPPTDSHHPFSSRVTTQQERTNNSKTSDFSSTQDTQSAASWRSEGTDHRLYKEDFSSSASLTPLLPPQAYLSLEGRNGEDGGEENVVYL; encoded by the exons ATTAAAGCACTCAGGAGAGATCGGGTGAAGACAATCTTAGGAAAGGAAGAACTCGTGGATGATCCTGCAGACAGCG CACTGTATCCTGACGTAAATGGAGCAAACCCTGCTGAAAAGAAT GTTCTCAATTTCTTGACTGAGGACTACGAGGAGCAGCTGGTGTTTTGCTTGAACGAGGAGGACGAAGAGGACAACCCACCACAGTCTGATTCTG AGAAAAGCCAGTCCATCAGGGAGAGCCAGGCCTCGTCCCCGACTCTGGCTGCAGCTGCCAGACTTTCAGCGATGATACACGGCAAAGACCAAGTGTTCGCCAACGCCATGCTGGTCGACCAG GTAGATGACGCTGACATTAAGTACCGCTCTCCCGGGGAGGAGGAGGTCAGCCCTGTGTCCCACAATGACATCCCCTGCTGGGATTCCTTCTCAGCGACTCCCCTTGATTCGGGGAACTGCTCCCAGAAACGTTACCCATCGTCACCACATCATGGGCTGAGGGGAAGCCATGGCCCTGGCATGGACAATAACAGGGAGCCATCCCCCTGCATCTCTCCCCCCACTCCCTTTGCTTCCTCCACGTCTTTTCCTTCCTCTCCCCTGGCTACCGCCCTCCGTTTGTTCGAGGGAGCGCAGAGGCGTCAGGCACAGACATGCCCTTCAGTCTCTCCTTCCTTGAATCATAGAGGATGGAGCTTGACAGATGCGAGCCGAGGCCTGAG tCCCAGTCTTGAGTGTGACAGCGGAGAGGAGGACATACTGGGACACTCCTACCCTTGCTCATCTTTAAGACAGAGGTCCATTTTGCGATCCAGctcaggagaggagagggactCTTTTGACACGTCACCTGACTTTAACCGTTCACACTCCGACAGCACGCACAAAACTAACAAG AATTCCGAGGAGGCTGAGGTGCGTTTGCGCTCCTATTCCTACTCCTCTCCTAAAGCGAAGCCTTCACGGCCGCTGCTAAACCGAGATGCAGCAATCTCCGACCTGGAAGAAG AACAGAGAGCATTCAACTTGACTGAGACTTCCAGAGAAAAAAG GGTTTTGGGTTTCCGTAAGCGGGCCCAATCTGCAGAGGAGGAGAGCAGCGCATCACTCCAACATCTCACCCTCACAGAGTTCCTCAAAGA GATCGAGGATGAGGAATGGGATAAATACATAATCCCATCTAAGGTCGAGTCAGAGAAGTACAAAGTGAGCCGGACTTTCAGCTTCCTCAAGAGCAGGATGTCCAGCACCCGCAGCAAGACCAAG GTGAAGGGGAAGGAGGGGAAAGAAGGGAAGGAGAAGTCAGGATCTGCTAATGGACACCAATTTGTTCCTGTGACTCCATCTGGTCCAGCTCTCTGTGTGGCCTGTGATAAGTCTGTTTCTGGGAAAGAGCTGTTGCAGTGCTCCA ACTGCTTCCTGAATGTCCATAAGAACTGCAGAGAGTCAGTTGCAGCCTGTGGAAAG AAACAGCAGGAGAagaatgaaaaactgatgaaaagcaAGAGCATGTCTCTCCCACAGA ACTCATCAAAAGAGAACTCTTCAGCCTCCATTTTCTCTtcaccttcctcttcctcctcttcagtCGCAACAATGaccaaagagaaaagagaaacagTTGCTGCTTTTTCCAAAAGCTTGTCCATCTCTATAGACAGCAG AGGGCTGAGTGACACAGCAGGGGTGGACAGTGAGAGCGCCATGACAGCTTGTGCTAACAGCTCACTGTGTGAAGAGGGAACACCTGTCACAACAACGCCCCCATCCACCGACCTGCCAATCAGCACGCAGG ATACTGTTGATGCTCCTCTACTGAGTGACCTGTCGGCCGACCTGCTGGGACTCGAAGCCGAGTCATGGAGTCTTGTAGTCAGTCCAGAGTTTTGCAGAAAACATGACAGGCGCACCGTTAAGCGACAGGATGTTATTTATG AGCTGATGCAGACTGAGCTGCACCACATCCAAACCTTGAGTGTCATGTCCGAGGTGTTCAGGAGAGGTAtgctggaggagctgcagctgGACTGGGACTGTGTGGCCCGGATCTTCCCATGCTTGGATCCGCTCCTGCACTTCCACAGGAACCTTTTCCGAGCATTGCAGGATCGTCGACAGGCCACAACCCAGATAGAGAATTCCCGAAATTACCTCATTGATCAGATTGGAGACATACTGCTCCAGCAG TTCTCAGATGAAAATGCTGAGAAGATGAAGCAGGTGTACGGAGAGTTCTGCAGTCACCACATGGAGGCTGTTAATGTCTTCAAAGAGCTACAGCAACAAAACAAGAAACTCCAAAACTTTGTCAGA CAACAGAGCAGTAACTCTCTGGTCAGACGAAGAGGGGTGCCAGAATTTATCCTGCTGGTCACTCAGCGCATCACCAAGTATCCAGTACTGCTGGAGAGGATATTAAAGTACACTCAGC AAGGAAGTCAGGAACACTCTGACTTGTCAAGTGCTTTGTCCCAGATTCGTGACGTCATTGTAGCAGTGGACCTGACCGTTAATAAGTATGAGAGACGTCAGGAGTTGCAGGAAGTGCTTGCCCGGCTGGAAACTAAGAGTTTTGCCAAACTAAAAAACGACAAGGTGTTTCGCAAACAGGATCTGCACAGCAAACACAGGGATCTACAGTACAAAGGCCTGGTCTTTTGGAAGACTGCCACTGGACGTCTGAAAG ACACTTTGGCTCTTTTGCTCACTGATGTTCTGGTTTTCCTACAAGAGAAAGACCAGcgctttgtttttgcttctgTG GACCAAAAGCCTCCAGTAATCCCTCTGCAAAAGCTCATCGTTAGAGAGGTAGCCAATGAGGAGAGAGGAATGTTTCTTATCTCTGCGTCCTCAGTGGGCCCAGAGATGTATGAAGTTCACACCACCTCCAGAGAAGAGAGGAATGCGTGGATGAGGCACATCCGACTGGCTGTGGAGAG TTGccctgaggaagaagaggaggaggagcagcgaAGCGCTGAGACAGAGGAAGCCAGGCAAGCAGCAGAAGTGAAAGTTCAGAAAATCAACAAGTTCCAGG aaacaTTGTTTGGTCAGGACCAGCGAATCTGCCACAGTTTGGAGGAGAAGTTACAGCTTTATGCTGAGCTCACAGAACTGACTCTCAATTCACCAGAACATGCACCACATCGCCATCTCCTGGTACAACCAGCACAGTACATGGACACTGAGACGCCACGTCAGGCCTTGTCATTGCTCACAGCTGCTCTCAGAGAAG CGGACAACCTGATTGCCATTCTTCAAGCTCGTGATGGCTTTTCTTTGCAAAGTCAGAGCTCTCCTCTCCGAGGGCCCGAGTGCTGCAGCTACAACAGCCACGGCAGCAGCATTCAGGGGTCTCCTTCTGAGC CGGATTATCTGAGCACACTCAGCATGAGCTCCACCTCTCTTGGGTCAGACAGCGAGTTGGCGGGGTTGGACAATGTTTCGTGGAGCTCAGCTGTCGAGCTCAAAAAGGGAGACGCCAAAGGGACGCTGTTAAAG GTGGCAGAAAGTATCCAGAGCCTCACTCAACTTCTCTACAGTCTTCAG GCAGCAGTGACCTTCCAGGACAGCTGCTATGAAGTCCATAAGCTCCTTCTCCAGGAGAGAGAAAGACCTCAGCTTCGAATCCTCACCTCCCTCCAAAGCAGCCTG GAGCAGGAGAAGCAAAGGAGCACTGACAAAGTGAAAGAGGAAAAGAGGAGTTtagagaggaagaaagaggaTGTGGATGATGTGCAGAAACTCCATGCAAAGTTGAAACAAGAGCAGCAACGCTGGGACAAAGAGTGTGTGGCCAGAGAGAAACAACAG AGTGAACAGGAAAGTGTGCTGGAGCAGCGAGAGCAGCAGTGTCTCTTGGCGGCTGAGCGGCTTCGATACGAGCGTGAGGAGCTGGAGACCCAGCTTCTGGAGTATCGGCAAAATCTGGAGCGACTGAGGGAGGGCCAAAGGAGTGtggagagggagaaggagaagatTGAGGCCCAACAGAGGCTGCTCCAGAGCTGGAGACATAGCCGCCAGAGCAGCCTTCCAGTCACAATACCACTGGATGGATACAAG GTGTCCACTCACAGCCGCTCAGGCAGCTTGGATGGTAACTGTTCAGTGTACGGAAATGAGGCGGCTTTGCTTgcctccctgcagcagaatcaCCGCCACCAGCCAATTCACAACAACAACCAGCACCAACATGCACTCtccatgcagaaaaagaaccacgATGGGCCACTGAACAGCTCCAGCTACACTGCTAACCCCAGCCTTAGTGCCACCCTCTACAACAGCCTTAACACATTGTTGAGCCAGACGCACAACAAGCAGCCCCTGGATGGTCTCACGTATCCAAACTACAGTAACAACCACACCTGTTCCCGACCCCCGACTGACTCCCACCACCCATTCAGCAGCAGGGTCACCACACAGCAGGAAAGAACCAACAACAGTAAGACAT CAGACTTCAGCTCAACACAGGACACGCAGTCTGCCGCTTCCTGGAGGTCAGAGGGCACAGATCACAGACTTTATAAGGAAGACTTCTCTTCCTCAGCCTCTCTTACCCCTCTCCTTCCACCACAAGCTTACCTCTCTCTCGAAGGACGAAATGGAGAAGATGGAGGAGAGGAAAATGTTGTTTACCTCTGA
- the LOC142382081 gene encoding rho guanine nucleotide exchange factor 28-like isoform X5 yields the protein MDRRVALAMANLDIPPNWNVLGNHSGGEHSPRESPLHLAVRWGLYCLAELLLCQPGGLMAVNLPNEEGVTPLQLAKTAGNTELLELLSHPPNPLATPPAGLSQVWADRSRLLRFCHDTGNLTLTVRQNLRWSSEESRHADILLLRNRLRDEDFISEIKALRRDRVKTILGKEELVDDPADSALYPDVNGANPAEKNVLNFLTEDYEEQLVFCLNEEDEEDNPPQSDSEKSQSIRESQASSPTLAAAARLSAMIHGKDQVFANAMLVDQVDDADIKYRSPGEEEVSPVSHNDIPCWDSFSATPLDSGNCSQKRYPSSPHHGLRGSHGPGMDNNREPSPCISPPTPFASSTSFPSSPLATALRLFEGAQRRQAQTCPSVSPSLNHRGWSLTDASRGLSPSLECDSGEEDILGHSYPCSSLRQRSILRSSSGEERDSFDTSPDFNRSHSDSTHKTNKNSEEAEVRLRSYSYSSPKAKPSRPLLNRDAAISDLEEEQRAFNLTETSREKRIEDEEWDKYIIPSKVESEKYKVSRTFSFLKSRMSSTRSKTKVKGKEGKEGKEKSGSANGHQFVPVTPSGPALCVACDKSVSGKELLQCSNCFLNVHKNCRESVAACGKKQQEKNEKLMKSKSMSLPQNSSKENSSASIFSSPSSSSSSVATMTKEKRETVAAFSKSLSISIDSRGLSDTAGVDSESAMTACANSSLCEEGTPVTTTPPSTDLPISTQDTVDAPLLSDLSADLLGLEAESWSLVVSPEFCRKHDRRTVKRQDVIYELMQTELHHIQTLSVMSEVFRRGMLEELQLDWDCVARIFPCLDPLLHFHRNLFRALQDRRQATTQIENSRNYLIDQIGDILLQQFSDENAEKMKQVYGEFCSHHMEAVNVFKELQQQNKKLQNFVRQQSSNSLVRRRGVPEFILLVTQRITKYPVLLERILKYTQQGSQEHSDLSSALSQIRDVIVAVDLTVNKYERRQELQEVLARLETKSFAKLKNDKVFRKQDLHSKHRDLQYKGLVFWKTATGRLKDTLALLLTDVLVFLQEKDQRFVFASVDQKPPVIPLQKLIVREVANEERGMFLISASSVGPEMYEVHTTSREERNAWMRHIRLAVESCPEEEEEEEQRSAETEEARQAAEVKVQKINKFQETLFGQDQRICHSLEEKLQLYAELTELTLNSPEHAPHRHLLVQPAQYMDTETPRQALSLLTAALREADNLIAILQARDGFSLQSQSSPLRGPECCSYNSHGSSIQGSPSEPDYLSTLSMSSTSLGSDSELAGLDNVSWSSAVELKKGDAKGTLLKVAESIQSLTQLLYSLQAAVTFQDSCYEVHKLLLQERERPQLRILTSLQSSLEQEKQRSTDKVKEEKRSLERKKEDVDDVQKLHAKLKQEQQRWDKECVAREKQQSEQESVLEQREQQCLLAAERLRYEREELETQLLEYRQNLERLREGQRSVEREKEKIEAQQRLLQSWRHSRQSSLPVTIPLDGYKVSTHSRSGSLDGNCSVYGNEAALLASLQQNHRHQPIHNNNQHQHALSMQKKNHDGPLNSSSYTANPSLSATLYNSLNTLLSQTHNKQPLDGLTYPNYSNNHTCSRPPTDSHHPFSSRVTTQQERTNNSKTSDFSSTQDTQSAASWRSEGTDHRLYKEDFSSSASLTPLLPPQAYLSLEGRNGEDGGEENVVYL from the exons ATTAAAGCACTCAGGAGAGATCGGGTGAAGACAATCTTAGGAAAGGAAGAACTCGTGGATGATCCTGCAGACAGCG CACTGTATCCTGACGTAAATGGAGCAAACCCTGCTGAAAAGAAT GTTCTCAATTTCTTGACTGAGGACTACGAGGAGCAGCTGGTGTTTTGCTTGAACGAGGAGGACGAAGAGGACAACCCACCACAGTCTGATTCTG AGAAAAGCCAGTCCATCAGGGAGAGCCAGGCCTCGTCCCCGACTCTGGCTGCAGCTGCCAGACTTTCAGCGATGATACACGGCAAAGACCAAGTGTTCGCCAACGCCATGCTGGTCGACCAG GTAGATGACGCTGACATTAAGTACCGCTCTCCCGGGGAGGAGGAGGTCAGCCCTGTGTCCCACAATGACATCCCCTGCTGGGATTCCTTCTCAGCGACTCCCCTTGATTCGGGGAACTGCTCCCAGAAACGTTACCCATCGTCACCACATCATGGGCTGAGGGGAAGCCATGGCCCTGGCATGGACAATAACAGGGAGCCATCCCCCTGCATCTCTCCCCCCACTCCCTTTGCTTCCTCCACGTCTTTTCCTTCCTCTCCCCTGGCTACCGCCCTCCGTTTGTTCGAGGGAGCGCAGAGGCGTCAGGCACAGACATGCCCTTCAGTCTCTCCTTCCTTGAATCATAGAGGATGGAGCTTGACAGATGCGAGCCGAGGCCTGAG tCCCAGTCTTGAGTGTGACAGCGGAGAGGAGGACATACTGGGACACTCCTACCCTTGCTCATCTTTAAGACAGAGGTCCATTTTGCGATCCAGctcaggagaggagagggactCTTTTGACACGTCACCTGACTTTAACCGTTCACACTCCGACAGCACGCACAAAACTAACAAG AATTCCGAGGAGGCTGAGGTGCGTTTGCGCTCCTATTCCTACTCCTCTCCTAAAGCGAAGCCTTCACGGCCGCTGCTAAACCGAGATGCAGCAATCTCCGACCTGGAAGAAG AACAGAGAGCATTCAACTTGACTGAGACTTCCAGAGAAAAAAG GATCGAGGATGAGGAATGGGATAAATACATAATCCCATCTAAGGTCGAGTCAGAGAAGTACAAAGTGAGCCGGACTTTCAGCTTCCTCAAGAGCAGGATGTCCAGCACCCGCAGCAAGACCAAG GTGAAGGGGAAGGAGGGGAAAGAAGGGAAGGAGAAGTCAGGATCTGCTAATGGACACCAATTTGTTCCTGTGACTCCATCTGGTCCAGCTCTCTGTGTGGCCTGTGATAAGTCTGTTTCTGGGAAAGAGCTGTTGCAGTGCTCCA ACTGCTTCCTGAATGTCCATAAGAACTGCAGAGAGTCAGTTGCAGCCTGTGGAAAG AAACAGCAGGAGAagaatgaaaaactgatgaaaagcaAGAGCATGTCTCTCCCACAGA ACTCATCAAAAGAGAACTCTTCAGCCTCCATTTTCTCTtcaccttcctcttcctcctcttcagtCGCAACAATGaccaaagagaaaagagaaacagTTGCTGCTTTTTCCAAAAGCTTGTCCATCTCTATAGACAGCAG AGGGCTGAGTGACACAGCAGGGGTGGACAGTGAGAGCGCCATGACAGCTTGTGCTAACAGCTCACTGTGTGAAGAGGGAACACCTGTCACAACAACGCCCCCATCCACCGACCTGCCAATCAGCACGCAGG ATACTGTTGATGCTCCTCTACTGAGTGACCTGTCGGCCGACCTGCTGGGACTCGAAGCCGAGTCATGGAGTCTTGTAGTCAGTCCAGAGTTTTGCAGAAAACATGACAGGCGCACCGTTAAGCGACAGGATGTTATTTATG AGCTGATGCAGACTGAGCTGCACCACATCCAAACCTTGAGTGTCATGTCCGAGGTGTTCAGGAGAGGTAtgctggaggagctgcagctgGACTGGGACTGTGTGGCCCGGATCTTCCCATGCTTGGATCCGCTCCTGCACTTCCACAGGAACCTTTTCCGAGCATTGCAGGATCGTCGACAGGCCACAACCCAGATAGAGAATTCCCGAAATTACCTCATTGATCAGATTGGAGACATACTGCTCCAGCAG TTCTCAGATGAAAATGCTGAGAAGATGAAGCAGGTGTACGGAGAGTTCTGCAGTCACCACATGGAGGCTGTTAATGTCTTCAAAGAGCTACAGCAACAAAACAAGAAACTCCAAAACTTTGTCAGA CAACAGAGCAGTAACTCTCTGGTCAGACGAAGAGGGGTGCCAGAATTTATCCTGCTGGTCACTCAGCGCATCACCAAGTATCCAGTACTGCTGGAGAGGATATTAAAGTACACTCAGC AAGGAAGTCAGGAACACTCTGACTTGTCAAGTGCTTTGTCCCAGATTCGTGACGTCATTGTAGCAGTGGACCTGACCGTTAATAAGTATGAGAGACGTCAGGAGTTGCAGGAAGTGCTTGCCCGGCTGGAAACTAAGAGTTTTGCCAAACTAAAAAACGACAAGGTGTTTCGCAAACAGGATCTGCACAGCAAACACAGGGATCTACAGTACAAAGGCCTGGTCTTTTGGAAGACTGCCACTGGACGTCTGAAAG ACACTTTGGCTCTTTTGCTCACTGATGTTCTGGTTTTCCTACAAGAGAAAGACCAGcgctttgtttttgcttctgTG GACCAAAAGCCTCCAGTAATCCCTCTGCAAAAGCTCATCGTTAGAGAGGTAGCCAATGAGGAGAGAGGAATGTTTCTTATCTCTGCGTCCTCAGTGGGCCCAGAGATGTATGAAGTTCACACCACCTCCAGAGAAGAGAGGAATGCGTGGATGAGGCACATCCGACTGGCTGTGGAGAG TTGccctgaggaagaagaggaggaggagcagcgaAGCGCTGAGACAGAGGAAGCCAGGCAAGCAGCAGAAGTGAAAGTTCAGAAAATCAACAAGTTCCAGG aaacaTTGTTTGGTCAGGACCAGCGAATCTGCCACAGTTTGGAGGAGAAGTTACAGCTTTATGCTGAGCTCACAGAACTGACTCTCAATTCACCAGAACATGCACCACATCGCCATCTCCTGGTACAACCAGCACAGTACATGGACACTGAGACGCCACGTCAGGCCTTGTCATTGCTCACAGCTGCTCTCAGAGAAG CGGACAACCTGATTGCCATTCTTCAAGCTCGTGATGGCTTTTCTTTGCAAAGTCAGAGCTCTCCTCTCCGAGGGCCCGAGTGCTGCAGCTACAACAGCCACGGCAGCAGCATTCAGGGGTCTCCTTCTGAGC CGGATTATCTGAGCACACTCAGCATGAGCTCCACCTCTCTTGGGTCAGACAGCGAGTTGGCGGGGTTGGACAATGTTTCGTGGAGCTCAGCTGTCGAGCTCAAAAAGGGAGACGCCAAAGGGACGCTGTTAAAG GTGGCAGAAAGTATCCAGAGCCTCACTCAACTTCTCTACAGTCTTCAG GCAGCAGTGACCTTCCAGGACAGCTGCTATGAAGTCCATAAGCTCCTTCTCCAGGAGAGAGAAAGACCTCAGCTTCGAATCCTCACCTCCCTCCAAAGCAGCCTG GAGCAGGAGAAGCAAAGGAGCACTGACAAAGTGAAAGAGGAAAAGAGGAGTTtagagaggaagaaagaggaTGTGGATGATGTGCAGAAACTCCATGCAAAGTTGAAACAAGAGCAGCAACGCTGGGACAAAGAGTGTGTGGCCAGAGAGAAACAACAG AGTGAACAGGAAAGTGTGCTGGAGCAGCGAGAGCAGCAGTGTCTCTTGGCGGCTGAGCGGCTTCGATACGAGCGTGAGGAGCTGGAGACCCAGCTTCTGGAGTATCGGCAAAATCTGGAGCGACTGAGGGAGGGCCAAAGGAGTGtggagagggagaaggagaagatTGAGGCCCAACAGAGGCTGCTCCAGAGCTGGAGACATAGCCGCCAGAGCAGCCTTCCAGTCACAATACCACTGGATGGATACAAG GTGTCCACTCACAGCCGCTCAGGCAGCTTGGATGGTAACTGTTCAGTGTACGGAAATGAGGCGGCTTTGCTTgcctccctgcagcagaatcaCCGCCACCAGCCAATTCACAACAACAACCAGCACCAACATGCACTCtccatgcagaaaaagaaccacgATGGGCCACTGAACAGCTCCAGCTACACTGCTAACCCCAGCCTTAGTGCCACCCTCTACAACAGCCTTAACACATTGTTGAGCCAGACGCACAACAAGCAGCCCCTGGATGGTCTCACGTATCCAAACTACAGTAACAACCACACCTGTTCCCGACCCCCGACTGACTCCCACCACCCATTCAGCAGCAGGGTCACCACACAGCAGGAAAGAACCAACAACAGTAAGACAT CAGACTTCAGCTCAACACAGGACACGCAGTCTGCCGCTTCCTGGAGGTCAGAGGGCACAGATCACAGACTTTATAAGGAAGACTTCTCTTCCTCAGCCTCTCTTACCCCTCTCCTTCCACCACAAGCTTACCTCTCTCTCGAAGGACGAAATGGAGAAGATGGAGGAGAGGAAAATGTTGTTTACCTCTGA